The window CTAAATCTATTGAGAAAACATTCAGATTAAATGTTTCTATCAGCATTCCTAGTTTTTATTGCAAAAAAGAAGGATCATCGTTAGTTTTTTGTCTCTCTTAGTTAGTTAAATCAGCTAATtgacaaaagaagaagattcCAGACATAACAAACAAAGCagcaaatttaaaaaacaaaagcgataaaaagcaagaatcagCCCTACAACCACTTAAAGATCACCACCAGCAGAGTTCTCTCACTTAAAGCAGAGATCCATGAAATGAAAGATAGGCTTTGTCTGATAACATGGAGGATGGAGTGAATCAAAGCAAAggaaactaaaataaaaaaatcctcTAGAAAAGGTAGATATTACTGAAATTTAATAGAAACCGTGTTGAAAATTTTGCATAGTCTGAGATTCCTAAGTAAATCTGTTCCCCTTTTACTCCTAAATCAGAAAAGATGTTGCTACCAACATTCCTGCCATGCTTTTAGGAGTCTCATTCAGTAAAGCATTTTGCTGTAGGGTATGACACTATGTAGAATCAACTTTTCGATAAGACCAAATGGATTGTGGAGCTTACCATCAGCCTGATAAGGTGGCGGGAAGAACTGCAAATAGCAAAATGTAGCAACTACAAGCCCTGCAAAAGATAGCATATCTAAGGGAGGTTATATATAAAGTCATGAATGAAAACAATGTTTGAGGAACCAACCTAGGAGACCTCCAGCAAAGACATCCTGCCAATGGTGCCAATAATCATCCACTCGAGAAATGCCCACAAGCGATGCAACCAATAGAGGAAGGAAGACAATGCATAGTTTTGCAACATGTCCTCTGTGGTCAAATGCTTTGACTTTTCCAGACAAATATAGTGAAAGAAAACCCAGACCCGCAAACGACCCTAAAATTGAATCCAATTATCCTTTAAAACTTAGAATGTGAAAATGAATAGAACAATTGATAAGAATACATAACCATCTGTAATCTTTCATTATCtcaatgaaaaataaacatCAATTAATACATTACCTGAGGTATGCCCACTAGGAAAGCTTTTATGCCCTTCCTTAATGACACTTTTATCACCATGACAGATGACATTTCCCCATTTATCATAAGCCTGTGAAGCAATGAAGTTAAGTTCCATGATCAAAAAATTGGCACGAGAAAAAGCCAGATTTATTCCCATAATAGCAGGAATAGAGAAGCATACATCCTTTCCATCTGGAAAACAGCGCCAAAAAAAGTCTGGCCGAGGTCGGCCAACTGcatttttaattgattctgTGATAACCGCTGTCACTAGAACAGAGAATAAGAGGCCTGCATTAGCAAACAAATTTCCCATCGTCACTTCAACAATTatgatataattattgagCTTATTCAAAAGAACACTTTGTTCATAAAACAGTAAACTATCCAAATGATATGATCACCTAGTATGGCATGATGAAGATCATAGACATCCCTCCTACGGATGTACACAAGGAGAAAAATCATCATTGGCAACAGAACTGCATACACCTAAATGCAAAAAGcagggagagagagaaatagagCTCATGCAGTCAATTTTAAGGATATTAATACACATATGGGAAATAAATTAGAATGCTGTTATGCTTatggaaaattttaagaattttacTCTGTGAGCAAGGCAGAGGAAATTTACCGGGACAGCCCAACCAGGCACCGTGTTACTCTTTAAGGGGTATTTTAGGTCCTCCATCATATCCTTCCCAACAAAGCGATAAAATGGATGAATGATATAGAGGACAACCTCTATCACCACGAGCAAGAGTAGTATAAGCCAATCATGCATATGTGTCCTTGCAACTTTGACACCATGGGACCTTACAGTATGTGAACCGAGCTGGACTTCCCTCATTCTGCACTGTTTAACATCTATGAATGTCAGAGTACTGTTCAGATTATGTACCAAAGGATCCTCTTAAAGGCTCCATAAGAAGGAAAACTATGACCACAGCCATCATAGGTTGCAAAATCACCAGTAAACAagacaaacaaacaaaaaaaatctccTAAAAACCATTGAATGCCAATTTAAGTAAAATCCCAAGGTAAACACATGACTGGACTAGCTCCGATAGCCAAACATTTGCATTTCGATATTCTAAATTTTAGCCAAAGGATTTACAGTTGATACTTTTTTCCGTATGGATACTAAAATAGCAGCATCAGCAACACCTTAAGCCTAAAGAAATAACTGAGAACAGAAGGATCTTGATGCCTCTAAATGCATCATTATGAAACTCTCACAGGAATATGGCATTTACATCCATTGCATCCCACTCTCCAAGCAAAAAGATGATAAAAAGCATGCCAAGAAAAGTGAGAGTTAACTTGGCAACTCCAACATCCGAGACAATAACAGACAACACCAATACCTCTTGATCTTCCCTACTATATTCAGTTCAAACCAAGGAAACGTAATATTCATCACTTTCTCAGAAGGAGATTTTTGTAGTATATAGCTACCAACTTTGCATGTTAAAACATCCCAATAGAATATTAAGCTCAACAAATCAGCCATTCTTGTTCCAATgtggaaaaaaacaaagaaaaaagaaaaaaaatacctcTTTATTCCTGGGTTCTATCAATGGAAGGTCAATGGATGACAAAGAATGACTAGCATTTGCAGAATTCTCCAATCTCCAGCTTGACAAATCCTAACCAATTCCAACCAACCAATCTTCAGGAATGAAATAAACCaccctcccccccccccccccactACCCAGATAGTAAACTTCATGTTCCGATCTATAGTTTCATTGCATCTAACTTCTAATAGGTTTTAAGCTTAAGAGAAGATTGTAGAGGATGGCTCAGCAAAGCCTAGCAAGCATGCACCTTTAAACAACAGTTATCTAATAACCACGAATTAGCCCCAAGCTAAGAGAACtaacaataaataaacaagTGGAAGataaaaacaatcaaattttatCTCTATTGCGTATATTGTTTAGTTAGGTTCCATATTGGAGATATTTAATTTACTAGCAGAAGCCCAGAAGAAATGATGGATTTATGTTTTAGAGACTAAAAGAGTAATGATGAACCCTATAGATGAAAATATGAAGCATGAATAACTATCTTAATCCGACCA is drawn from Theobroma cacao cultivar B97-61/B2 chromosome 4, Criollo_cocoa_genome_V2, whole genome shotgun sequence and contains these coding sequences:
- the LOC18601991 gene encoding putative lipid phosphate phosphatase 3, chloroplastic isoform X3, whose product is MPSWNTGFLSWSENFCNSFQDLSSWRLENSANASHSLSSIDLPLIEPRNKECRMREVQLGSHTVRSHGVKVARTHMHDWLILLLLVVIEVVLYIIHPFYRFVGKDMMEDLKYPLKSNTVPGWAVPVYAVLLPMMIFLLVYIRRRDVYDLHHAILGLLFSVLVTAVITESIKNAVGRPRPDFFWRCFPDGKDAYDKWGNVICHGDKSVIKEGHKSFPSGHTSGSFAGLGFLSLYLSGKVKAFDHRGHVAKLCIVFLPLLVASLVGISRVDDYWHHWQDVFAGGLLGLVVATFCYLQFFPPPYQADGKLLPLSRRWLLPTLSFCQLLVW
- the LOC18601991 gene encoding lipid phosphate phosphatase 2 isoform X2 — its product is MPSWNTGFLSWSENFCNSFQCRMREVQLGSHTVRSHGVKVARTHMHDWLILLLLVVIEVVLYIIHPFYRFVGKDMMEDLKYPLKSNTVPGWAVPVYAVLLPMMIFLLVYIRRRDVYDLHHAILGLLFSVLVTAVITESIKNAVGRPRPDFFWRCFPDGKDAYDKWGNVICHGDKSVIKEGHKSFPSGHTSGSFAGLGFLSLYLSGKVKAFDHRGHVAKLCIVFLPLLVASLVGISRVDDYWHHWQDVFAGGLLGLVVATFCYLQFFPPPYQADGWGPYAYFQVLEESLVSTQATNVENQQDATAEEVQMANQEEERSDNVGMHLACNASSTLEDMESGKR
- the LOC18601991 gene encoding putative lipid phosphate phosphatase 3, chloroplastic isoform X4, which codes for MREVQLGSHTVRSHGVKVARTHMHDWLILLLLVVIEVVLYIIHPFYRFVGKDMMEDLKYPLKSNTVPGWAVPVYAVLLPMMIFLLVYIRRRDVYDLHHAILGLLFSVLVTAVITESIKNAVGRPRPDFFWRCFPDGKDAYDKWGNVICHGDKSVIKEGHKSFPSGHTSGSFAGLGFLSLYLSGKVKAFDHRGHVAKLCIVFLPLLVASLVGISRVDDYWHHWQDVFAGGLLGLVVATFCYLQFFPPPYQADGWGPYAYFQVLEESLVSTQATNVENQQDATAEEVQMANQEEERSDNVGMHLACNASSTLEDMESGKR
- the LOC18601991 gene encoding lipid phosphate phosphatase 2 isoform X1, with amino-acid sequence MPSWNTGFLSWSENFCNSFQDLSSWRLENSANASHSLSSIDLPLIEPRNKECRMREVQLGSHTVRSHGVKVARTHMHDWLILLLLVVIEVVLYIIHPFYRFVGKDMMEDLKYPLKSNTVPGWAVPVYAVLLPMMIFLLVYIRRRDVYDLHHAILGLLFSVLVTAVITESIKNAVGRPRPDFFWRCFPDGKDAYDKWGNVICHGDKSVIKEGHKSFPSGHTSGSFAGLGFLSLYLSGKVKAFDHRGHVAKLCIVFLPLLVASLVGISRVDDYWHHWQDVFAGGLLGLVVATFCYLQFFPPPYQADGWGPYAYFQVLEESLVSTQATNVENQQDATAEEVQMANQEEERSDNVGMHLACNASSTLEDMESGKR